Proteins encoded in a region of the Streptomyces sp. NBC_00310 genome:
- the casB gene encoding type I-E CRISPR-associated protein Cse2/CasB, translating to MTTSTRTSLPERVRDITAVNINGLQRGYLADQSRDVAALARLRRGAGKEIQQVPDLWGLIDTGPLHDPAEEGGRPAREEDLARAEDAVHVAVTLWALHQQSRGTGMHRPHRKDAPAGLGAAVRRLMPKGDIDETILKRLIRAGQAPDLSALALRLREIVVLLRREDIALDYALLAGQLCRWQQTGGRDEVRRAWGRSFHAYRPPKDAAPDPCDTAGSASDTGLASASDTTKDAS from the coding sequence GTGACCACTTCCACCCGCACCTCTCTCCCGGAACGGGTGCGAGATATCACCGCGGTGAACATCAATGGTCTGCAGCGGGGCTACTTGGCCGACCAGTCGCGCGATGTGGCCGCGCTGGCCCGGCTGCGCCGAGGCGCCGGCAAGGAGATCCAGCAGGTTCCGGATCTGTGGGGCCTGATTGACACCGGCCCTCTGCACGACCCGGCGGAGGAGGGCGGCCGGCCCGCGCGTGAAGAGGACCTGGCCCGTGCCGAGGACGCCGTACACGTCGCTGTAACGCTGTGGGCTTTGCACCAGCAGTCGCGGGGGACCGGGATGCACCGGCCCCACCGCAAGGACGCGCCCGCCGGTCTGGGGGCCGCGGTCCGTCGGCTCATGCCCAAGGGCGACATCGACGAGACGATCCTCAAGCGCCTCATCCGAGCCGGCCAGGCTCCGGACCTTTCCGCGCTCGCCCTGCGCTTGCGGGAGATCGTGGTGCTGCTGCGCCGCGAGGACATCGCCCTCGACTACGCCTTGCTCGCCGGGCAGTTGTGCCGATGGCAGCAGACGGGCGGCCGGGACGAGGTACGCCGTGCGTGGGGCCGCTCCTTCCATGCCTACCGCCCGCCCAAGGACGCCGCCCCCGATCCCTGCGATACAGCCGGATCCGCCTCCGACACCGGCCTCGCTTCCGCTTCCGACACGACCAAGGACGCCTCGTGA
- the casA gene encoding type I-E CRISPR-associated protein Cse1/CasA, with product MPDAHESRGDGALSFDLTLRPWIPVLYREGRRGELSLAEVFARAGSLRRVVGDVPTQEFALLRLLLAVAHDALDGPQDTDDWAELWEDDDCFAPVAAYLDEHRERFDLLHPVAPFFQVAGLRTARDEVFSLNRIVADVPNGEPFFSSRMPAVDRLGFAEAARWVVHTHAYDTSGIKTGTVGDARAKNNKVYPLGVGWAGQLGGVFVEGETLRETLLLNLVAGDSAGLRIDRDDRPAWRREPCGPSAVANRHPSGVRDLYTWQTRRLRLHFDEAGVHGVVLGYGDPLTAHNLHTREPMTAWRRSKAQEKKRGEALVYLPREHDPSRAVWRGLSSLIAEREVAGQGVEAASMLRPGILEWVARLVTEGVLARGFLIRARVVGAVYGTQQSVIDEIVDDHLAMAVVLLHRQDREYAQEAIDAVGDAEQAVTRLGDLATDLARAAGTETEGARARARERGFAALDDPYRIWLRELADDEDPDEQRTLWQRRIHRIISRLGDHLLAEAGDAAWEGRIVTTAKGAVWLNSACAEGWFRRRLGEALGFPDFSTSTEADTQQSLDADPAAGLPAERAHS from the coding sequence GTGCCTGACGCCCATGAAAGCCGTGGAGACGGCGCGTTGTCGTTCGACCTGACCCTGCGGCCCTGGATCCCGGTTCTGTACCGCGAGGGCCGGCGCGGCGAGTTATCGCTTGCTGAGGTGTTCGCCCGGGCCGGCAGCCTGCGCCGGGTCGTCGGAGACGTGCCCACCCAGGAGTTCGCCCTGCTCCGGCTGCTGCTGGCCGTCGCCCACGACGCGCTGGACGGACCGCAGGACACCGACGACTGGGCGGAACTGTGGGAGGACGACGACTGCTTCGCACCGGTTGCCGCCTACCTTGATGAGCACCGTGAACGGTTCGATCTTCTGCATCCGGTCGCCCCGTTCTTCCAGGTGGCGGGCCTGCGTACGGCCCGTGACGAGGTGTTCTCGCTCAACCGGATCGTCGCCGATGTCCCCAACGGGGAGCCGTTCTTCTCTTCCCGGATGCCCGCCGTCGACCGTCTCGGCTTCGCCGAGGCCGCCCGCTGGGTGGTCCACACCCACGCCTACGACACCTCCGGGATCAAGACCGGCACCGTCGGCGACGCCCGGGCCAAGAACAACAAGGTGTACCCGCTCGGGGTGGGCTGGGCCGGCCAGCTGGGCGGGGTCTTCGTCGAGGGCGAGACCCTGCGTGAGACGTTGCTGCTCAACCTGGTCGCCGGCGACAGCGCGGGGCTGCGCATCGACAGGGATGACCGCCCGGCGTGGCGCCGCGAGCCGTGCGGGCCCTCAGCCGTCGCGAACCGGCACCCGTCGGGCGTACGGGATCTGTACACCTGGCAGACCCGGCGGCTCCGGCTCCACTTCGATGAGGCAGGCGTCCACGGCGTCGTCCTCGGCTACGGTGACCCGCTTACCGCGCATAACCTGCACACCCGCGAGCCCATGACCGCGTGGCGGCGTAGCAAGGCGCAGGAGAAGAAGCGTGGCGAGGCTCTGGTTTACCTGCCTCGGGAGCATGACCCGTCGCGTGCCGTGTGGCGGGGGCTGTCCTCGCTGATCGCTGAGCGGGAGGTCGCCGGCCAGGGTGTCGAGGCCGCCTCCATGCTGCGTCCTGGGATTTTGGAGTGGGTTGCCCGGCTGGTCACCGAGGGGGTGTTGGCGCGTGGATTTTTGATCCGGGCGCGGGTGGTCGGCGCGGTGTACGGCACGCAGCAGTCCGTGATCGACGAGATCGTCGACGATCACCTGGCCATGGCGGTGGTGCTGCTGCACCGTCAGGACCGGGAGTACGCGCAGGAGGCGATCGACGCGGTCGGCGACGCGGAGCAGGCTGTCACCCGGCTCGGGGATCTGGCTACCGACCTGGCGCGGGCGGCCGGCACGGAGACGGAAGGGGCCCGGGCCAGGGCGCGGGAGCGCGGCTTCGCCGCGCTGGATGACCCCTATCGGATCTGGCTGCGCGAGCTGGCCGACGACGAGGACCCCGACGAGCAGCGCACGCTCTGGCAACGCCGGATCCACCGCATCATCAGCCGGCTCGGTGACCATCTGCTCGCCGAGGCTGGAGACGCTGCCTGGGAGGGCCGGATCGTGACCACGGCCAAAGGCGCCGTGTGGCTCAACTCCGCCTGCGCCGAAGGCTGGTTTCGCCGTCGGCTCGGCGAAGCCCTCGGCTTCCCGGACTTCTCCACGAGCACCGAGGCGGATACCCAGCAGTCCCTCGATGCCGATCCCGCTGCAGGCCTTCCCGCAGAAAGGGCACACTCGTGA